A stretch of the Taeniopygia guttata chromosome 3, bTaeGut7.mat, whole genome shotgun sequence genome encodes the following:
- the CAPN11 gene encoding calpain-11: protein MMPFGGMAARVERDRLRAEGLGEHNNAIKYLNQDYEALKQQCIESGTLFRDPQFPAGPSALGFKELGPHSSKTRGVEWKRPSELVDDPQFIVGGATRTDICQGALGDCWLLAAIGSLTLNEELLHRVVPHGQSFQEDYAGIFHFQIWQFGEWVDVVVDDQLPTKDGELLFVHSAECTEFWSALLEKAYAKLNGCYESLSGGSTTEGFEDFTGGVAEMYDLKRPPRNMGHIIRKALERGSLLGCSIDITSAFDMEAVTFKKLVKGHAYSVTAFRDVNYRGQQEQLIRIRNPWGQVEWTGAWSDGSAEWNNIDPDEREELQLKMEDGEFWMSFRDFMREFSRLEICNLTPDALTKDELSRWHTQVFEGTWRRGSTAGGCRNHPATFWINPQFKIKLLEEDDDPGDDEVACSFLVALMQKHRRRERRVGGDMHTIGFAVYEVPEEAQGMQNVHLKKDFFLRNQSRARSETFINLREVSNQIRLPPGEYIIVPSTFEPHKEADFVLRVFTEKQSDTAELDEEISADLADEEEITEDDIEDSFKNMFQQLAGEDMEISVFELRTILNRVISRHKDLKTDGFSLDSCRNMVNLMDKDGSARLGLVEFQILWNKIRSWLTIFRQYDLDKSGTMSSYEMRMALESAGFKLNNKLHQVVVARYADNDMGVDFDNFVCCLLKLETMFRFFRSMDPEGTGTAVMNLSEWLLLTMCG from the exons ATGATGCCCTTTGGCGGGATGGCTGCTCGTGTGGAGAGAGACCGCTTGAGAGCCGAGGGGCTTGGTGAGCACAACAACGCCATCAAGTACCTCAACCAGGACTATGAGGCCCTCAAGCAGCAGTGCATTGAGAGTGGCACCCTCTTCAGGGATCCCCAATTCCCAGCTGGCCCATCTGCCCTTGGATTCAAGGAGCTGGGGCCACACTCCAGCAAGACACGGGGAGTAGAGTGGAAGCGTCCGTCG GAATTAGTGGATGACCCTCAGTTCATCGTTGGTGGTGCCACCCGGACGGACATCTGCCAGGGGGCTCTGG gcgactgctggctgctggctgccaTTGGCTCCCTCACGCTCAACGAGGAGCTCCTGCACCGCGTGGTGCCCCATGGACAGAGCTTCCAGGAGGACTATGCTGGCATCTTTCACTTCCAG ATCTGGCAGTTTGGTGAGTGGGTGGACGTGGTGGTGGATGACCAGCTGCCCACCAAGGATGGGGAACTTCTGTTTGTCCACTCGGCGGAGTGCACCGAGTTCTGGAGTGCTCTGCTGGAGAAGGCCTATGCCAA GCTGAACGGCTGCTACGAGTCACTCTCGGGGGGCAGCACCACCGAGGGCTTCGAGGATTTCACGGGCGGCGTGGCAGAGATGTACGACCTGAAGCGGCCGCCACGCAACATGGGCCACATCATCCGCAAGGCGCTGGAGAGGGGctccctgctgggctgctccaTCGAT ATCACAAGTGCCTTTGATATGGAAGCAGTGACTTTCAAGAAGCTGGTGAAGGGCCACGCCTATTCAGTCACAGCCTTCAGAGAT GTGAACTACCGGGGTCAGCAGGAACAACTCATCCGCATCAGGAACCCCTGGGGTCAGGTGGAGTGGACTGGAGCCTGGAGTGATGG TTCTGCTGAGTGGAACAACATTGACCCTGATGagagggaagagctgcagctgaagatgGAGGATGGAGAGTTCTG GATGTCTTTCCGTGACTTCATGAGGGAGTTCTCCAGGCTCGAGATCTGCAACCTGACCCCCGATGCCCTCACCAAGGACGAGCTCAGCAGATGGCACACACAGGTGTTCGAGGGCACGTGGCGCCGGGGGAGCACTGCCGGGGGCTGCAGGAATCACCCAG CCACATTCTGGATCAACCCCCAGTTTAAGATCAAGCTGCTGGAAGAAGATGATGACCCTGGGGATGATGAGGTGGCCTGCAGCTTCCTGGTGGCTCTGATGCAGAAGCATCGACGGCGCGAGCGGCGGGTGGGAGGTGACATGCACACCATTGGCTTTGCTGTCTACGAG GTTCCTGAGGAG gcccAGGGCATGCAGAATGTGCACTTGAAGAAGGACTTCTTCCTGCGAAACCAGTCCCGGGCACGGTCTGAGACCTTCATCAACCTGCGGGAGGTGAGCAACCAGATCCGGCTGCCCCCCGGCGAGTACATCATTGTGCCCTCCACCTTCGAGCCGCACAAGGAGGCCGACTTCGTCCTGCGCGTTTTCACCGAGAAACAGTCGGACACAGC GGAGCTGGATGAGGAGATCTCGGCAGATCTGGCAGATGAG GAGGAAATAACTGAGGATGACATAGAGGACAGCTTCAAGAACATGttccagcagctggcaggggaG GACATGGAAATCAGCGTCTTTGAGCTTCGGACTATTCTGAACAGAGTCATCTCTAGAC ACAAAGATCTGAAAACAGATGGGTTCAGCCTGGACTCCTGCCGCAACATGGTCAACCTGATGGAT AAAGACGGCAGTGCCCGCCTTGGGCTGGTAGAATTCCAGATCCTATGGAACAAGATCCGGAGCTGGCTG ACGATCTTTCGCCAGTATGACCTGGATAAGTCAGGCACCATGAGCTCCTATGAGATGCGCATGGCTCTGGAGTCAGCCG GTTTCAAGCTGAACAACAAGCTGCATCAGGTGGTGGTGGCGCGCTATGCGGACAATGACATGGGCGTGGACTTTGACAACTTTGTCTGCTGCCTTCTGAAGCTGGAGACCATGTTCA GGTTCTTCCGTAGCATGGACCCTGAAGGTACTGGCACTGCTGTCATGAACCTTTCTGAG tggctgctgctgacGATGTGTGGCTAG